Proteins encoded in a region of the Oncorhynchus clarkii lewisi isolate Uvic-CL-2024 chromosome 18, UVic_Ocla_1.0, whole genome shotgun sequence genome:
- the LOC139373646 gene encoding fatty acid-binding protein, heart: protein MAEAFAGTWNLKDSKNFDEYMKALGVGFATRQVGGMTKPTTIIEVAGDTVTLKTQSTFKNTEISFKLGAEFDETTADDRKVKSLITIDGGKMVHVQKWDGKETTLVREVSGNALELTLTLGDVVSTRSYVKAE from the exons ATGGCTGAGGCATTCGCAGGCACATGGAACCTGAAGGACAGCAAGAACTTTGACGAATACATGAAGGCTCTGG GTGTGGGCTTTGCAACACGCCAGGTTGGCGGTATGACCAAGCCCACCACCATCATCGAGGTAGCTGGAGACACAGTCACTCTGAAGACACAGAGCACCTTCAAGAACACCGAGATCTCCTTCAAACTAGGAGCGGAGTTCGACGAGACCACCGCCGACGACAGGAAAGTCAAG tcCCTAATAACGATAGACGGTGGTAAGATGGTTCACGTGCAGAAGTGGGATGGCAAGGAGACCACACTGGTCCGTGAAGTCAGCGGCAACGCCCTCGAACTG ACTCTGACTCTGGGTGATGTCGTCTCCACACGCTCCTACGTCAAGGCCGAGTGA
- the LOC139373645 gene encoding zinc finger CCHC domain-containing protein 17 encodes MADFDHDQQEPAGLDGLPAMYSIVKGEVASVQTYGAFIKIPGYRKQGLVHISELSACRVENVAEVVDVGEQVWIKVIGREMRDDKVKLSFSMKAVNQGTGKDLDPNNVIAEQDERRRRQFKDGTGRRITLEAVLNTTCKKCGCKGHFAKDCFSAPGLQYDLIPEEGDDEPQQLQKEPINPNLIPLAVRKTQPPQDSHKKKKKEKKEKKEKKGKKKRKRERKESESDSSSSGPSQAKRGRHDDREDRKKKKHKKHKSHKHI; translated from the exons ATGGCAGACTTTGACCATGACCAGCAGGAGCCTGCAGGACTAGATGGCTTGCCAGCCATGTACAGTATTGTGAAGGGAGAGGTGGCTTCTGTACAGACCTACGGAGCCTTCATCAAGATTCCTGGCTACAGGAAGCAGG GGTTGGTTCATATCAGTGAGTTGTCAGCCTGTAGGGTTGAGAATGTTGCAGAAGTCGTCGACGTGGGAGAGCAGGTGTGGATCAAGGTCATCGGGAGAGAG ATGCGTGATGACAAGGTGAAGCTCTCCTTCTCAATGAAAGCTGTCAATCAAGGAACAGGGAAAGACCTGGACCCCAACAATGTCATAGCAGA gcaggaTGAGCGGAGGCGTAGACAGTTCAAAGATGGTACAGGACGGAGGATCACATTGGAGGCTGTACTCAACACCACCTGCAAGAAGTGTGGCTGCAAAG ggcACTTTGCTAAGGACTGTTTCTCGGCCCCGGGGCTGCAGTATGATCTGATACCTGAGGAGGGCGATGATGAGCCTCAGCAGCTACAGAAAGAGCCTATCAACCCCAACCTCATCCCACTCGCAGTCCGCAAAACCCAACCTCCACAGGACTCacacaagaagaagaaaaaggagaaaaaagAGAAAAAG gagaagaaggggaagaagaagaggaagagagagaggaaggagtccgaaagtgacagcagcagcagtggaccCAGTCAGGCCAAGAGAGGGCGCCATGAcgacagagaggacagaaagaaGAAGAAACACAAGAAACACAAATCCCACAAACACATCTGA